CCCGGGCCACCGCGGCTGTCACCGACCAGCTGGCCCGGGTGCTGGCCGGCGAACCGCTGCGCAACGTCGTGTCGGACTACTAGAAGGACCCCCTCGCCCCCGCGACACGCTCCGCGCGCCGCGGGGCCCTGCGAGGGGGCCGGACGAGAGTCCGGGTCCGTCACGGGTGGGAAGGCGCCCCGGGGTCGGGTATGCGGCCGCCGGAGAGGGCGGCGAGGCGGGGCAGGTCGCGGGCCCGCAGCACCGGCAGCTGCAGCTGGGTGCCGGCGGTCGTGACCAGCCACAGGTCGGCGCGCTCACCGACCCGGATGCCGGCCACCTCGGCCCAGGGGACCGTCCGACGGGAGACCAGCGACCGCACGGTGACCCCGTCGTCGGAGAGGTCGACCCCGACCCGGAACACCCAGCCGGCCAGCGCCAGCGGCACCGCCATCAGCAGCCACGCCCAGGGCGAGGCGACGGTCACCGGGAGCACGCAGATCGTCAGGAAGAGGACGGGGACGAGCGCGATCCGGCTCATCCGCATCCGAGCCACAGCCACGTCGCGATGGTCCCAGATCCGGCGGGGTGGCCGGTCGGGGCCGGTCAGGCGCTGGACAGCCGGGCCAGCCGGGCGGCGCTGTCGGTGCCCTCGGCGGCCGTGTAGACGACCAGGTGCAGGTCGGGGGAGTCGGCCAGGGTGAGCTGGTGGTGCTCCAGCAGCAGGCTGCCCACCCGGGGGTGCTCGAAGCGGCGCTCGCTGGAGCTGAACGAGTCGACGTCGTGGCTGGCCCAGCCGGCCCGGAAGTGCTCGCTGGCCTCCTGCAGCCGGGTGACCAGGTCGACGACGGCGGGGTCGTGCACCCGGCTGCCGACCTCGGCCCGGAACTGGGTGAGGAAGCGCCGGCTGTCGGTGGCCCAGTCGCCGAGCAGGCTGCGCACGGCGGGGTCGGTGAACACCACCCAGAGCAGGTTCCGCTCGCCCTCCGGCGCCGTGGCCACGCCGGGGTAGAGCCGCTCGTAGGCGGTGTTCCACCCGAGGATCGACCAGCTGTGCGTGATGACGAAGGCGGGGGAGGGGCCCAGGGCCGACAGCAGCCGCACCGCGTGCGCCGGCAGCTCCGCCGGACCGGGCTCCGCCGGGGCCGTCGCGGCGTGCCCGGTCAGCCGCAGCACGTACTCGTGCTCGGCCGGCGAGAGCTGCAGCGTGCGGGCGACGGCGTCCACCACCTGGCGGGACGGCGAGATGTCCCGGCCCTGCTCCAGCCACGTGTACCAGGTGTGGCTGACGCCGGACAGCAGCGCGACCTCCTCCCGGCGCAGCCCGGGTGCGCGCCGGGCGCCGTGCCCGGGCAGCCCGACCGACGCGGGCTCCACCTGCCGGCGCCGGGAGCGCAGGAAGGCCGCCAGCTCGGTGCGTGGGGAACCGGTCACGCGGACCTCCTCGGGACGGCGTCGGGTGGTGGTGTCACTACCAGCATCAACGCTCTCCTTGTGCCGTCGTCGACCGGCCCGCACGCTGGGCCGGCTGCAGCGTCGCGGGGGAGGAGAGCCGGGTGCACCAGGTCAGGGTCGTCAGCTCGTTCGTCGGGCGCTGGTTCGCCGTCATCGTGGTGCTGGCGGGCGCGCTGGCGCTGGCGGTCCCCGAGGCCTTCGCCGGCGGGACGGCGGCGGTCCCGTGGCTGCTCGCGGTGATCATGCTCGGGATGGGCATGACCCTGCGGCCGGTCGACTTCGCGATCGTGGCGCGCCGCCCGTGGGCGCTGCTGGCCGGGGTGGCCACCCAGTTCGTCGTCATGCCGGGGCTCGCGTTCGGGATCGCCGAGGTGCTCGACCTGCCCCCGGCCCTCTCGGCCGGCATGGTGCTCGTCGGCTCCGCCCCCGGTGGCACCGCGTCCAACGTGATCGTCTACCTGGCCCGCGGCGACACCGCCCTCTCGGTGGCGATGACGTCGGTCTCCACCCTGCTCGCGCCGCTGCTCACCCCGCTGCTGGTGCTGTGGCTGGCCGGGCAGTACCTCCCGGTCGACGGCGCCGGGCTGTTCACCTCGATCCTGCAGGTGGTGCTGGTGCCGGTCTTGCTCGGGCTGCTGCTGCGCCGCCTCGTCCCGGGGCTGGTCGAGCGGCTGCTCGACGTCCTCCCGCTGGTCTCCGTCGCCGGGATCACGGTCGTGGTGGCGATCGTCGTCGCGGCGAGCGCGGACACCCTGCTCTCGGTGGGGCTGCTCGTGGTCGTGGCGGTCGTCGCGCACAACCTGCTCGGCTTGGCCCTGGGCTACGCGGTGGCCCGCGTCTGCGGCTTCGACGAACAGGGCCGGCGGGCGGTCAGCATCGAGGTCGGCATGCAGAACTCCGGCCTGGCGGCGGCGCTGGCCACCGCGCACTTCTCCGCCGCCGCCGCGCTGCCGGCGGCGCTGTTCTCGGTCTGGCACAACGTCTCGGGCTCGCTGCTGGCCGGCCACTGGGCGCGCCGGAGCGCCGCGGCTGCGTCCGAGCCCACCCTCCCGGCCGGTGCCCCCGGCCCCCGTCCCTGAGATCAGGAGCACGCCATGACGACCACCCAGCCCACCGCCGGACCCGCGGCCACCGGCCTACCATCGCCGGTCGTGACGACCGTCGAGGACCGCCCCACCAGCAACGACCGCACCGTCGACGTCAAGCCGCGCAGCCGCGAGGTCACCGACGGGGACGCCAAGGCCCCGGCCCGGGCCATGCTCCGCGCGGTGGGCATGGGCGACGACGACTTCGCCAAGCCGCAGATCGGCGTCGCGTCGTCCTGGAACGAGATCACCCCCTGCAACCTGTCGCTGGACCGGCTGGCCAAGCGGGCCAAGGAGGGCGTGCACGCCGCCGGCGGCTACCCGCTGGAGTTCGGCACCATCTCGGTCTCCGACGGCATCTCCATGGGCCACGAGGGGATGCGCGCCTCGCTGGTCTCCCGCGAGGTCATCGCCGACTCGGTCGAGACCGTCATGTTCGCCGAGCGGCTGGACGGCTCGGTGCTCCTGGCCGGCTGCGACAAGTCGCTGCCCGGCATGCTCATGGCCGCGGCCCGGCTCGACCTCGCCAGCGTGTTCGTCTACTCCGGCTCCACGCTGCCCGGGAAGCTCGGCGACAAGGACCTCACCCTGATCGACGTCTTCGAGGGCGTCGGCGCCTGCGCCGCCGGGAAGATCACCCGCGACGAGCTGACCGCGATCGAGAAGGCCGCCTGCCCGGGGATGGGCTCCTGTGGTGGCATGTACACCGCGAACACGATGGCGAGCGTCTCCGAGGCGCTGGGCATGGCCCTGCCCGGCAGCGCCGCGCCGCCCGCGCCCGACGCCCGCCGCGACGCCATCGCGATCGCCTCCGGTGAGGCCGTGGTCAACCTGCTCCGCAAGGGGATCACCGCCCGGCAGATCATGACCAAGGAGGCGTTCGAGAACGCGATCACCGTGGTCATGGCGCTGGGCGGCTCGACCAACGCCGTCCTGCACCTGATGGCGATCGCCCACGAGGCCGACGTCGACCTCACCCTGGACGACTTCAACCGGATCGGTGACCGCACCCCGCACCTGGCCGACGTGAAGCCCTTCGGCCGGTTCGTGATGACCGACGTCGACCGCGTCGGCGGCGTGCCGGTCGTGCTGCGCGCGCTGCTGGACGCCGGCCTGCTGCACGGCGACGTGCTCACCGTCACCGGGAAGACGATGGCCGAGAACCTCGCCGAGATCAGCCCGCCGGACCTCGACGGCACGATCGTGCACGCGATGAACGACCCGATCCACAAGACCGGTGGGCTGACGATCCTGCGGGGTTCGCTGGCGCCGGAGGGCGCGGTGGTGAAGTCCGCCGGCTTCGACGCCGACGTCTTCGAGGGCACCGCCCGGGTCTTCGACGGCGAGCAGGGCGCGATGGACGCCGTCACCGAGGGCACCCTGGCCAAGGACGACGTCGTGGTGATCCGCTACGAGGGCCCGCGCGGCGGCCCCGGCATGCGGGAGATGCTCGCCGTCACCGGCGCGATCAAGGGCGCCGGCCTGGGCAAGGACGTGCTGCTGCTCACCGACGGCCGGTTCTCCGGCGGCACCACCGGGCTGTGCGTCGGCCACATCGCCCCCGAGGCGGCCGACGGCGGCCCGATCGCCTTCGTCCGCGACGGGGACCGGATCCGGCTCGACCTCGCCGCCCGCACGCTGGAGCTCCTGGTCGACGACGAGGAGCTGGACGCCCGCCGGGAGGGCTGGGCGCCGCCGGCGCCGCGCTACACCCGCGGGGTGCTCGCCAAGTACGCCAAGCTGGTCGGCTCGGCGGCCCACGGGGCGGTCTGCGGCTGACGCCGGCCGCGGCCCGGCCCCGCCCGAACGGGTGAGGCCGGGCCGTCGGCCCTGTTGCCGGCGCACTGCCGCGCCGACAGTCCTGAGGTGCAGCAGACGCGCCGATGGCGGACACCCGGATGGCTGGTCGCCGTCCCGGTGCTGACCGGTGCTGCCGGCGGCGCCGCCCCGCTGGCCGCCGACCTGCTGCTCTGCGGCGCCGCGCTGGTCACCGCCGGGCTGCTGTGGCGCGCCGGGGGCCGCCTCTCCGGCGGCCTGCGCGGCTGGCGGCTGCTCTCCCTCGCCGTGGTCCTCGGGCTGGGCACCAGCCTGTCCGCGGGGCTGGCCGGCACCCCGCCGGTGCGCGGGTTCGACGTGACCGGCCAGCTGGTCCAGCTGCCGGCGGCGCTGCTCGCGCTGGTCGCCGTGCTCACCCTGCTGTCCCCGGGGCACCTGCGCCGGGGCGGCGCCCGGCTGGCCACCCAGACGGCCCTGTTCTTCTGCGCCTCGCTCGTGCTGGCCCAGGTGCTGGTGGTCGGACCGGCGATGCGGACCCAGTCCCTGACGGGCGTGGA
The Modestobacter marinus DNA segment above includes these coding regions:
- a CDS encoding PH domain-containing protein produces the protein MAVARMRMSRIALVPVLFLTICVLPVTVASPWAWLLMAVPLALAGWVFRVGVDLSDDGVTVRSLVSRRTVPWAEVAGIRVGERADLWLVTTAGTQLQLPVLRARDLPRLAALSGGRIPDPGAPSHP
- a CDS encoding helix-turn-helix transcriptional regulator; its protein translation is MTGSPRTELAAFLRSRRRQVEPASVGLPGHGARRAPGLRREEVALLSGVSHTWYTWLEQGRDISPSRQVVDAVARTLQLSPAEHEYVLRLTGHAATAPAEPGPAELPAHAVRLLSALGPSPAFVITHSWSILGWNTAYERLYPGVATAPEGERNLLWVVFTDPAVRSLLGDWATDSRRFLTQFRAEVGSRVHDPAVVDLVTRLQEASEHFRAGWASHDVDSFSSSERRFEHPRVGSLLLEHHQLTLADSPDLHLVVYTAAEGTDSAARLARLSSA
- a CDS encoding bile acid:sodium symporter family protein translates to MHQVRVVSSFVGRWFAVIVVLAGALALAVPEAFAGGTAAVPWLLAVIMLGMGMTLRPVDFAIVARRPWALLAGVATQFVVMPGLAFGIAEVLDLPPALSAGMVLVGSAPGGTASNVIVYLARGDTALSVAMTSVSTLLAPLLTPLLVLWLAGQYLPVDGAGLFTSILQVVLVPVLLGLLLRRLVPGLVERLLDVLPLVSVAGITVVVAIVVAASADTLLSVGLLVVVAVVAHNLLGLALGYAVARVCGFDEQGRRAVSIEVGMQNSGLAAALATAHFSAAAALPAALFSVWHNVSGSLLAGHWARRSAAAASEPTLPAGAPGPRP
- the ilvD gene encoding dihydroxy-acid dehydratase, encoding MTTTQPTAGPAATGLPSPVVTTVEDRPTSNDRTVDVKPRSREVTDGDAKAPARAMLRAVGMGDDDFAKPQIGVASSWNEITPCNLSLDRLAKRAKEGVHAAGGYPLEFGTISVSDGISMGHEGMRASLVSREVIADSVETVMFAERLDGSVLLAGCDKSLPGMLMAAARLDLASVFVYSGSTLPGKLGDKDLTLIDVFEGVGACAAGKITRDELTAIEKAACPGMGSCGGMYTANTMASVSEALGMALPGSAAPPAPDARRDAIAIASGEAVVNLLRKGITARQIMTKEAFENAITVVMALGGSTNAVLHLMAIAHEADVDLTLDDFNRIGDRTPHLADVKPFGRFVMTDVDRVGGVPVVLRALLDAGLLHGDVLTVTGKTMAENLAEISPPDLDGTIVHAMNDPIHKTGGLTILRGSLAPEGAVVKSAGFDADVFEGTARVFDGEQGAMDAVTEGTLAKDDVVVIRYEGPRGGPGMREMLAVTGAIKGAGLGKDVLLLTDGRFSGGTTGLCVGHIAPEAADGGPIAFVRDGDRIRLDLAARTLELLVDDEELDARREGWAPPAPRYTRGVLAKYAKLVGSAAHGAVCG